AGGGGTTTGGATGATTTTAACTGTCTCTTTCTGTAATCTAGCAAGGAAGAGGACATGCTGAAGTGGCAGGGCTGCAACCTGATCAATGGCCCTGCTAGCAGGAACATATTTCGAATTTTGCATTATGACAGCCTTTGCAAGGAAGAGTTTCCAAACTTTATAGCAGGTTCCCAGGTCGCTTGGGTGATTATGGACCTAGCTCTCATCAAAAACCATCTTACAAAGGATGCACTGGCCGGATCTTAGATGGATCAAAACCCAAGGCTGTTCTGGTATGATGAACTATTTGAACAGTACCTGCTTATGGGGATTGCTTAGCAATATTAGATTTGTAAGTTGATAAATTTTTTTAGTTTACGGTGATGAAATTTAAGATGTGTAACCCCTTGCATTAATAGGAAGTTGATGGCAACGAAGAGGAGTCGAGGGTGTTTATACATATACCAGACAACATTATATCCCATTCAGTAACATGGCAGCATGCTTATCATTATCTCTTGCTAAGGTTTGAGTATCCCAATTGACCGACAATTGATGTTTCCTTGCTAGCTGGAGCCACATCATTGGCAGAGCTGGAAATCTGATTAAGGGCTGGCTTGAGAAGCTAGCTAGGCTTCAGCCCATATTTTAGGCCTGGCTTAAGCCTGTTTTTCAGGCCTATATTATCATTCTAACCAAATTCAgtagtgaaaaaaaaaaatgcttgTTTGGACTTTTGGGGATGGCTTGAGCTAGCCTAAGTTAAGTTGTAGATCCTCCCCTGCACATCAAGATTTGTCCTTTTGTTTCTTACATCCTATCTTGTGGAGGATTAGCTATAAGTCTTCGTTTTGGACCAGGCGCAACCAGGTTTTCTCGTTATTTCTCTTGCATCTTTTTGATTTAATAAGTGGAACACGAAAACATGTTACTACTACCTGTAGGGTTGGTATAGAAAAACTCAGTTTAATTTATGCATCTATGGTGATGTTTTTACGAAGTTGAGATAGTTATGTAGTTTAGTCTTTGTGAAAATAGGTTCCATGAACTTATAACTCTTATTTTTCTCTTTGTTATGTATTAGTATCTGTCTCGTTTACTGTTTCGTATATCCATCTGGAGCAGCCAGTAATCTGTAGGTTGGATAGGTTTTTCGTATTCCCGCAAGTCATGTCTTTTCAGCAATCCAGTTATCTTTCTCTAATTTGAGTCAGAGTGAGATTCTCAAATTAGAGACTTCTCGGTGGAGTACAATGCATGAGCACTCTCCCCTTGCTGACTGGAGTTACTTGATTGACTGGATCCCTGGGCTTTGTAGTGAAACCATAAATATGGCCTTTCCATCAGACACGGCTTTTGAAAGAGATGGCCAGTCTCCCTTCACCACTATGCTTTTATCCTTGTTTTGTTCAGTTGGAATTTTCTCGATGTAATTCGCAATGTTGTTTGTATACTCGGTAAGTGTTTTTGTTTATTGAGTTTTGTGTTTCGGCTATCAGGTTACTGAAAATAGTGGTCTTAGTGTTCCCAAAGGTTTTGTCCCTCGTTCATGCattttttgttcttgtgagtGCTCAGCTTATTTTCACTTGTTGATGTTTCCTACCATATGTCTAGTTCGAGATCTAAACTAAAgtataaattgattcttaaaagGGGTTAGGATGATTtaactttctttttttatttaatcTGGGATCTTTGCAACTATCATTCTAATTGGTCTTTCATGTGCATTGTGACTGAAAGAGGGTAATGTTGAGGCCCAAGAGGACATGTTGAAGTGGGAGGGCTGCAACCTGATCAATGGACCTGCTAGCAGGAACATATTTCAAATTTTGATTTAGAAATCTGCCACTGCCATGCTTTGCATTATGACAATCTTTGCAAGGAAGAGTTTCTAAACTTATAGCAGACCCTAGGTCGCTTGGGTGATTATGGATCTAGCTCTCATCAGAAACCAACTTACAAAGGAAGTACTAACCGGATCATAGAAAAATCAAAAGCCAAGGCTGTTCAGGTATGAGGAACTATTTTAACAATACTTGATTACacgtcataatttttttttttaattttacgaTGAAGAAATTTAAGATGTATAACCCCTTGCATTaataggaattttttttttctatggaAATTGAGCCTACAGATGTATGAAAACCATTATTCAATTTAAACCTTGTAAAACCAAAAATTAGTATCTGGATATTCACAAAGACAAATCTGTGAGGAGGTGGCTTCGAGATTGTTCAACCCGATCATGACCACACCTTCTCATCAAAGGTAGGTCCCCTTGGCCTTGTTGTTGCGTACCTCACCCTTCCTTAACAATGACGTAGTTTCCTTTTCATCAAACCACCCAAGATTTAAACTTAGATCAAGATTAGGATGATATTTCGAACAAGTCTACCCAGCCTCATGCTTTTCTGTAATAGTTGTTGCAGTGTCTTCCACAATTCTGTTTTCCATGATCGAGTCTTCAATTGTTGAAGAAGACGCTGACAATGGTGACGATCCTGGTGCTTTAAGTTTCTCTTTTCTTGCATacagattttgtttcaaatttgcCAAAGATTCTCCGACAGACTTCAGCTTTTCCACAGAATTGAGTTCTTCAATCTCTATATTATCCCACCAAAAGCAATCACTCCCACTCCCAACACCAGCTTTTTTTCTGCATTGTGTAGAATTCTTACTTCTGTGaatattcttattttcttgtttcttaTCTTTCTTTTGTTCTTCGAGGAACCATTCAACCATATTACATACACCTATTCGAGAATTACTGAAGGTGTAAGCCTTTCCAGCCTGAGAGAATACTATTAAACAGGAGACAACAATATCTGCACATAACTTGAAAAGAGACTTCCATAATTCTTCAAATTTTGCTGTTATTTCGCAGGAAAAAAATATTGGCTTGTTCTATTGTGTGATTTATCTGCTGCTGACTTATGATTGAGTTTGAGAATACCTCTACTACTACCTCTATTTATACATGACTGGAGACTGATAAATTTGGAAAGTTATCAGATACTCCTAAATTTAATGGATTTTTTTTCAAGAACTCTTTTTTCAGAATTTTGTGCGGGTTTCTTAATTTGAATGTAAACTGGTGGTTTCCAAATTTGTATTCCAAAAGTTTCTAAACTAGGCTGGTTTCTAAATTTGAATAAGTTGGCGACATGACATTTTACTTTATTTTCGTCTAGTgttgattatttttgtttttgtatgcAACTTCAATAACAAATGTAGTTTACGAAGAAAAGGCCCGTGGGATTGAATTTCATGCTTCAGAGAGGCTTCGATCCAAACTAGGATAGGCTGGATAGCTGATGCCTGATGGTGAATAATTCATAGTCAGATATATCTATTGTTGTATTTTCGAgtagtgatatatatatatatataaatatatatatatataaggaaatGAGAATATTTACTTATGTGAGTAGATACgagccaaaacaaaaacaaatcaagCACTTGCATTAGTAAAGAAGATGAGTATACATAACAATCAAAACTGAACGGTTAAAAAGCCAAAACAACTACAAGTGAGAGCAACCATCTTGCTTAAGTTCGATCATAATGGAAAGAACACGAACAAGGCGGAGTTTCACAAACAGTTCCCTGATATGTCAGGGTTCAGGGCGCCTTTTTAGATTTAACGTACTCAAGTAACCTTATTATAACCCCTATGAGTGAAAGAATGAGAAACAAAGTTGCAGCGACCAGATAAATACCCGCCCATGGATTGTCAAAATATGTTCTCCTCAATGTTGCTTTGCAGAAATTCCAACGGTCACAGTAATATATGTTCACTCTCTTATGTATATCAGCGTAGTAGTCGTCTTTCAAATATATGTCAGAACAAAGCTTATTGAAGATGTTACATACATCCTCATCGGTACCCAAAGTATGAGTAATGATTCCCTGATTACGAAGCAATGTGACATCTGCAGGAGAACTTACCAGGTTATCCATGAATATGGCATATGAGGTCATGTAATATGGAGATCCATTTTGATCAAAGTACTGCTCAGAAGCAATGAGATTTCTAAAAAAACGACCAGTATTTATGCCGACTACAAGACTAGGGATGGTCATCACTCCGTCGTCAAATTTAACATCTAGGAAACTGCCATCATTGGGGCCTATTACGAAGCTAACTCCTGCTCGTGCCAACTCTGTCGCACTTGGAATTACACTTCCTGATAACTTATGAGAACTGTTGGGTGTAGGGGCGATAAATATGATGATGTACTTGAAAACTTGCAGGAACGCATTTTTAAGCATTGTGATCAGCTTTGTGCACTTTGAGAAGGTTGAACAATTTTTTTGAACAACATGCTTATTATTGGGATGGATATCAGGGTGCATGGATTTAGCTACTAGATCGAGTAAGTGCTTATTACCTTCCCCCAGAGATGCTAGTTTCAACTTGGTAATAGTGTTGATTTTTCTCGGCAACTCAATATTGTCTTTGAAAGAGTTCAGCGCAACCCCTTGAAAGGACATGCCCTTTGGATGGTTCTTATGATCTGCTGTTAGGCTGAACAAACGTTCGAGAACAAATATAGGAATCTGGTTTTCCATGAGCAAGAGATCCCAAAGAAGCGTATTCTTCCCCCAAATGTTATGAAATAAAAACTTGTCGTCTACCAGCTTCGTTCCTGTTAATGCATGGAAGATTCCGATGATGAACAGACCGTCAACCACCATCATTTCTATAAATTCCTTGCTTTCGAGGTTGATGGTTTCCGAGTAGCACTGGCGTATTTTTTCTTCCATCTTCCCAATAGATTCAACGCAATTCTTGAATACCCTTTGTATTGAATCAAAATTATGCTCTTCTCTTGTTCGGTTTAGAACGTTTCTCATATAGTGCAGCTTGCATTCTTCCATTGCTTTAAGGGATTCTTTTCCCCTGTGAAAGGGACCAATAGATACCATTAAAGGAGCATATGAACTAGGCTCCGTCGCCTTGTGAAGCTTTTCATGCACTCTGTGTATGCAAATTAGCTCCTGATAAGGACGCCAAAGATGCTCACTACTTCTGTCAAACTTTGCTAACATTTCTTCAATTGGAATTGATAGTTGTTCATTTTTCTTTAGTTGAGGCAGTAGAGGATGATGATCAACTAGAATTAGAGGATGATCAACTAGAATTTCGTTAGCACCCTGAGTCGCCATTATATGAGAGCTTAACAAGGATTAAAGGATTAGAGAAACGAATTATAGAAAATTGATAGAAGTACTCTTGCAAATGCTAGAAAAAGGAAAATGCTAGAAAACGCGCACTTTCCTAGCTAATTGCACGCGTTCCGACGTGTCATCTAGTCGTGGCAAGCAGATGTGGATTTCTCGCGTCACACGTCAAGAATTAGGAAAGAGAAATAACTGCAGAAACCCATGTGATCGACTTTAACGATGAATTTTCTgactctttctttctctctctcttttactttactcttcttcttcactatctCGGATGAAATTTAGGGGTTGTAAGTAAGTATCTTTTACTATCTAAGAAAATCCAATTGATGGCTCTTGtagttgattaattttgtgtgTAAGGATTTGAGAATTGAAAATTGATAATAGGTTTCGGTTTCAAAGATGTTGTAatcattgattttatttttttgaaaatcacaCGAAAAAGAACATAAACAGATCCACATTTAGGATTACAAAAGTGATGATGGGTTCTTCTTCAAATCTCTGATTACCCATTGATAAGCTCAGTTCAACTTAACCCCCAATATTTTACTTTTTTTAAAATAACCATCTTAATTTtgctctgtttttatttttttgattttctgatttgggCTGATTACTGTTATTCTTAAGCAATCTCTGAATTtatatctattttgattaaatTAACAGGAAATCGAAAGTTAGAATTTTTATAAGTATACACACCCAAGGAACTCAACTGATGATGAATATGAAGTAatagaggaagatgatgaagaccgGAAAGGATGAGGAAGCCACCCCCTCATTAGAAGGAGAAATGTTAGATTATTTGGTGAAGAACAATTAGATTTTCACACCAAAACATAAGATTCTGTAAAATcagacccatcttcttcttcatcatcatcattatccgttACTAAATCACCACCTTCATCATCGTCTAACACACATAATTACTTCTGTCTCTGCCATTGTACTGTAAATTCAAGATCAAAATAAggtcatcatcaccatcatcatcagtaCATTCTTATTCTTCAATTACCCGGAGATTTAAAAGAGCCACCTTGATTTTGGGTTTGCAAGACTCAATAACTTCATTGAAGAAATACTACTAGCTTTTGGTTCTTCGGTTCTTAAGCGAATGGAATTTCATTTTATCTCACCTGAAACCAACGTGTGCTGTTCGATCTGAAATTTTATGACATGTCAAATTGACAACTCAGCCCGCGAGTAAAACATAAAACATTTACAAGTTtgaattccccccccccccccaaaaaaaagccAACTAAACGATCAACGATCCAGTTTTTAACTATTTAATTTACGTAAACAGCATGTGCATACAAAACTTGAACTGTTTGAGTATTATAAATTAGGTCCTTAAagtttgattgattaatttatgTTCGTCCCGTTTTGATCTAGCATGAGAAAATCCTTGGTTCTCTTGTCTCTTTCTtgctttctctctttttttttttctttgataattAAACTTGCatgaaataaaaacaactaaggTTCAATAACAACCAGTCTTGGTGTAGCTACCCCTATACCATCATTATGAACAGTAGAAATAACAAAGCTATGGATATTTCTTATCCATATTCTATCAAACTATGCTTCGAAAGAATAAATAATATTCTTTCGTATTTCTTAGCAGTAACATCTTTGGCTGGTATATCAGCAACATCATTAATCTCTCTGGCTAATATACAGTGGAATTTCACGAACAATTCCTTACCAGTAACTAGTCTGGTCTTGGTTGTCTCTTTCACTTTCTCGCTCTCAGGATGAGTCTAATAAGTaataaatatcacagtttcatgAGGGGAAACTAACGTGAGTGGGTAGTAAAGTGACTACTCTGCACATTAGGGTTATTAAAGTCCACTGCCGTATTTGGATCCTACTCAAACAACTTTACCATCGCATTACAGGAAACATTTGCTCAAGTGAAAAATTTACTTATTCTCGCAGATGCATTGCTATTTAACTTGATCTGTTTGGTTGGTTGGAGAGAATAAAATCACTTTATGGGGAATACTATTTCATTTTCAAATCTGAGAGGACGGGATTAGGATTCCTCCCAAAGGTAGAGTATAAAAAGCCTATTGGGATATTAGTAGCTAGGTTTGGGATTTCCTTCTTTGACGAGTAGGTGAACAAGTCCACTGTGTGCGTTAAAGTTGGAAAGTGTAAAAAAGTTGGAAAGTTGGGATTTCCTTCTTTGACGAGTAGGTGAACAAGTCCACTGTGTGCGTTAAAGTTGGAAAGTGTAAAAAAGTTGGAAAGTTGGGATTTCATTCTCGTTTTAAATTTATTAGAAACTACGGCAACAAGTGAAGATGCATTTGACAGCTATTACATGTCTGATAAAAAAGAGAATATTAAACAAATTTATATTtcccttagagcaactgcagtcgtACGACTAtacccaaagatcaaagaccaaaaaacgggaccaaatttgagtttactcTGTACTGTGACGCTACGGGATgaagactaaatttgatcgagcgGATAATTTAGTTACGTTTGAAGACGGACGGATAATTCAGTTACGTTTGATTtgtgggcggagatttaaattacgtttGAGACAGGCGTAGGTTAAATTACCGCCTGACgacgggcgtaaatataaattacgtttcacgTGGGACGGGGTTTTAAATCACGCCCGTTTGTCAGGCGGATGATCATCTCACCGTGCCAACGCACGTAAAATAAAATTACGCCTGGCGATAACACGTTTCTTTAGCACGTATACATACACAAGGGCGGAAGTATTCTAGTACGCCTGAATGGGGCGGAAGGACCATTGTACGTCTGCTAATGAGGCGTAAAAAAAATTTACGCCTGTGTGGGAGTGCTCTGTGATATGAGTTTGCAATTTCATTCTAGTAACTAGTGACCAAAACTGATTCATGAATGTTCTTATCTCACAAGCTTAGAAACAAATGTCAGGGTTCTATTTCGTAGGTCCGGAGATTCAATTCATAACTAACATCAGCACATTAGCCATGTTAATATTGCGGTGGTGCAACTCCTAGTCCTGAAACTGAGATGCTATAGGTTTGCCATTCATTGGCAGAGaacttaaaaagaataaaaaaagaaaagaaacatcaGCTTACTTGATTAAATCTGCAAATCTACTGCAAAAATTTCACATACCCCTTGGTTacatctttctctttttcttattattaaATCTCCCGGTAAAATAGTCACTGATTGTTCAGCAAAAATGCATATGTTACTGAGTATAGGGTAGGGCAAAGAGACTTACCAAAATCTTATCAGTATATACAACCAAAAGTAAATTTAAGATGATGTTGCTGACGATTCGCTAAAGGGACATCAAGCTAAAGCTAACACTGTTCTTCCACTAATGCCCCTGAATTTGAATATCTGACGCATCTTACACATTAATCATCAGAAGCAATGGATGATCCTTCATTGGGTTCTTCAGGATTTGAATTTCCAAGCATCTTCTGCAGTGACTCCACATCCCCAGCCTCAGACCCTCTGTGATGGGAGGGGCGTAAATTTGGTATCCGCCCCAGAGAGGCGTAAACCTGGTGTCCGCCCAGAAGAGGCGTGATTAATATCTCCGCCTGGCGACAAGCGGACTTTGGCGATCCGCCTCATCGGGCGTAGTTTTGGAATCCACCTGTCTCATACGTACATTTGATGTCCGCCCCATCAACAGGCGTAAATTTCCTTTCCGCCCGTTAAcgagcgtactttaaatttacgtccagcaacaagcgtacGTTAAATTTACGCCTGACTATATCtggatttgggatttggtcgcgaccaaatatgatctggaatttgatctttggctgagatttgatctttactccgtcccactgcgttacgatctcatcccatatTTTTAGTTATACTCggccactgtggttgctcttatggGACACTGATTTAGGTCCTTCAAGATCAAATAATTAATTTTTGTTCGTTCAAGTTTAATCTAATATGAAAAATCGTTGAATGTCTCTTTCACTTTATCGCTCGCATGATAAGACGAATAAGTAACGAAAcctgcttcaaaaaagaaaaaaaaaacagcaaaacCAATAGTCAGGTTCCTATGGCATGCACATACTAAAAAACTCTACAAGGCATACCAAGTTTCATAACAAACTGGCCGCGCAAAttcgaaaaaaacaaaaaaactggcCACGCCAATTCGAAAAAAGTGAGCGGCGATAGAATCTTTATCGAGCGATCCTCTATCGCCAGTGCCCTTGTAGGCTGCTTGCGATAATGTTTCCACTACTCAGTTAGACACCATCGTTGACGGGTACGTCCCGGAACGACTATTTTCCGCCGCCCATATATACACCCCACTAGTTTCCATTCAGTTATCTTGAAATCACACAACGTTACATAAAATTTCaattatttacctattttatCGTTCATTTCACATTATTCATCTTTTGCTTGGACTTGGTTGGTGTAAGTAAGTGTTGAGATCCCTTGAGGGGCTGagcgaagatgatgatgaagaatgacGAAGTTGTGAACGGTGCAATCGAATTGTGACTTATAGGTATTAAAGTCAAGGTATAGATTTGTTCCATATgccctattttgaggcatacttaaATCTTCGAGGCAAACCTAATGGTACTAAACTAAAATAGGGTTACCATCCAACATCCACCCTTTTTTGATAATAGCTAACTACCCTTATATGATTAgttttaatgattatgattagatttaatTGGGTCGACCAACCGGAAGGCCCAAATGGAATGATCGCTTTTATggccatttttttttataaaatgaaacctaatacaaatgtgtaatttgataaaaagattggataGAATATTCCTAAAAGATTCCCGTCACATGGAAAATTTTGGTTACTTTTTCATTAGACAAAATTGTCACTCCCTTTTAGTCCACTATAACTTTTTATATATCCTATATTTTTCGGGGGCATAACCTTATGCAGTAAGGAAAAGGTATACTTTCACTcggtttcagaaaaaatgatactttctcccgtttcaagaaaaatgatattttctccCGTTTTATGAAGGGTCATTTACAAAATACTCATACTTTCTTTTTAGTTCAGTCACAAATTCATCATACTTTTGTTAATCATCTATAAAACAGTCATAGTTTGGGCGACATAACAGTTTTTCAAAAAAACTGTGTTAAATGTCCCCAAAATACCCTCTATCCTAACTCAACATCTTTAACTGGGGTTAACCTGTTGATGACGTGTCTGGTAGATCGACGATGTGGCATATCGATGACGTGGCAGAAAATCATACCGTTCCCAACAGTCTTATTTCACTTTTCTTTATATACCCTGCACACATTCATACCCATCTTTCAATTCCAACAACCAAAACATATAACATGTTCAAACCAAAAATGGGTGGAGGCAAAAGTGAAATGTGTAGCaattcaaatgatgcaagcatcAGTAGGGTGGTTGATGGATCAAGCAACATCAACATTATTTGTTGTTTATGTGAGATTGGAATGCATGATCCTATTGACTGTCCATGGATATATTCAAGGTGTATAAATGCACCTTGTAATGGAGTGAGAAAGTTGTTGAAAGGTCAAACTGAAGATCATGTTGCTGAGAAGTTCTTGAGATGCTCAATCTGCTCATACTTTGAGTGGTTTGCAGATGCCACAAACCAAAAAAGATCCATGAAAGTTCAACTTCCAACTCCATATTCCTGCTTTGCTTGTGGTGAGAATAGCCATATGCACCACAATTGTCCATGGAAGAACCAACCCtgcaagaagaagaagtgtaaggGAACTGTGATGCTTTTCTTACCAGAATGTACTCAACTATAACATTGCTTACCTCAAATGCTCCCACTGTCTTGATTTTCAATGGTTGTCTGATGTTTTCTTCAAAGCAGCAAAATCCAAtgtaaaatagacatctctgaaAATGGCAGAATatgcaagaaaatagaagatctaCAAATGTAATGAGATACAATTACAATAAAAAGAACATTTCATGAATCTGACACCATCAAAATAACATAACATAGCATATTAAAATTAAGATCATAACAAAAGTGAGTTCACCATCCAAAAGATAACTAACCAACTGCTGCAAACAGATGCAGTAACAAAAGTAgtcttaaaaacaaaaaaataaaacataatcaaGAACATACAACATTACTTATTGAGTAGTAGGAACT
The genomic region above belongs to Papaver somniferum cultivar HN1 unplaced genomic scaffold, ASM357369v1 unplaced-scaffold_139, whole genome shotgun sequence and contains:
- the LOC113335194 gene encoding uncharacterized protein LOC113335194; protein product: MATQGANEILVDHPLILVDHHPLLPQLKKNEQLSIPIEEMLAKFDRSSEHLWRPYQELICIHRVHEKLHKATEPSSYAPLMVSIGPFHRGKESLKAMEECKLHYMRNVLNRTREEHNFDSIQRVFKNCVESIGKMEEKIRQCYSETINLESKEFIEMMVVDGLFIIGIFHALTGTKLVDDKFLFHNIWGKNTLLWDLLLMENQIPIFVLERLFSLTADHKNHPKGMSFQGVALNSFKDNIELPRKINTITKLKLASLGEDVTLLRNQGIITHTLGTDEDVCNIFNKLCSDIYLKDDYYADIHKRVNIYYCDRWNFCKATLRRTYFDNPWAGIYLVAATLFLILSLIGVIIRLLEYVKSKKAP